The genomic interval GAACTTTTTGACTAGAAGAATTTCAAAGATTTAACTGTATACATGTAGATAAAAATGACCACGCCCCCTTGTGGTCATGTTTTTggcaaatcaaaatcatttgaactGCTTTGAAATCTGTAAAGCGGATAAAGTGGGGATACCGTAGGAAGATGTTTCTATTGTCGGCCCTGTCTTTGTGTCACCAAACGAAAAAGTCtgaaagaggaccatccaaggaacctTCTGGCACTATTTCAGCAAATTCAAATAATCGGTTTCAGGGAAATGCTTTTAgtagaaattgttgacagttgACAAACACAAGAATGATTAACGGTGAATGATTACAAGAGCCCATGCTCTGGTAGGCTAACAAGAACAAAAAATTATCCAGcagaattaaatgttttatatagcagataaaaattatttcaatttaaatttaaagcatCATAAAGTAAATACTTTATTTCTACTCCACAGATTCAGAATATAACTGGAACGGTAAAGAAAATGTTACATCACATAACGGAGAGGCACATAATTATGCTTTTTTCTATATCATGTATTTCACATCAGTACACAATTTTACTTTATATGTGTgcatataaatgttgaaatataatacAAGATCCCGGCTTGACCTGTAAATTCGAAGTCAATTTTTAGTGTCGGCACAACCAAACAGCTAACAAAATCGTTACAATACACGAAGTACATCATACTAAACCTGTATAAATTACCATTAAACATATCGTAGCGAATTAGTATCGTCATTTACTTTGGGTTCTTCTTCTGTATGTGTTCTTTTTGATAGCTTTTTCCTTGGTTTTTCCGTAACTGGATCAATGTCTGGCAGTACATACTCATGATATTCTGGTAACTTTACTTCCTGCAAATATTCAGAGAAGGTAACGCGTTGAGTTGAAAGTTGACACCAAAAGATTTGTAGATGATACTGACGGCTGGATCAAgcctttttcaaagaaaatattgtaTAGAGATTGTACCAAATGCCTAGAATAAAACAAGTGTAAAACTGAAGTACCGTTTGCCTACTCATGACAGCAAATTATTTATAATGCATTTATGGTGAATGCTGGTACTTTGGACAGTCGACACTGGGTTTGTTTCATTTTTGACGAACTTGACAAAGAAATCGGACTTTTTAAAGAAGCAGCATTatcgcataccagaggtttaccatGGTTCCCTAGTTGAACCTGTGGCACAATTCGCCGGTATTTTAAATTTCAGCCAGTCAGCGACGTTTCGCGACACATCTCAGCGAATCATTTAAAACGGTAGTGAAAAGCTTTACCGCGTCCTTTTCAATATAAGTGCCAAATTATGAGAAATACTTTAATTTCTGTAGGTGTATTTCTTAACATCCGATTAGAGGAATAAATCTGTATCAATCGCAGTATCGTTTTAATTCATTGTGGACAAGTATGTTGCTAagatattatttaaatttcaatttgaCGTGCCAAATAATGACGGACATTGACTAGCTACAACATGTGCCGGTTATAATTACCTGTGcacatgctcaccaaataaacgaaaGAAATTAACAGAAAGTTTGATTCTgaattttgacgaacatctgattaATGACAATGAAGTTCTAACATTGACatttcacttttaaaaatttctgGAGTTGTACTTTTGCAAAGTTAATTGTTtgctgaaaatcattttttatatacACCTGGCACTCGTCATAAAATTGGCTTTGGAGCCTTATGAGATATTATTCATGGAGTCATCCACTTGTCTTGACAACACACAATCAAAAAGGACGTTTACAACAATTCAAGACTATTGGCTTTGAAAACAGTCCACGGCGTATGAACACTTACTGATATAACTGGGTCTTCGTATGATTCCTTTGGAACACTCAACGGATCCTTGTATGTGTCCGGTGATTGTTTTAGAGGATCGACGTAAGGTGTTGACTTAAACGGGTCCTTAGATCCCCTCATGTCCTTTATTGGGTCATTTCCTTGCGCACTGTTGTTCATTGTCGTATAGCACATTAATCATGCTACAAAAAATAAAGTCCTCTTATGAAATCTGTGCATAATAAACCGTGTTTTCTCTttagaaatgttattttgtaataacGTAAAAACATACCATAAAGCATTTCGAAAATAATTTATTGAACTGTGTCttgaaacaaaacttttatcACAAATTCCTCTGTTACCGTATACACGTGGCATAATTTCTGAACGGCTGCCTCACATTCAGTTATTCATTTCAAGAGTTTCAAGGAAATACATTGAACATTATGACATACAACTGGTAATAAAATATCCTAAAAGTTTGTTTATAATGCGGATTTTATCTTACAGAATTGCAAATTTTACAAGTGAAACATCCAGAAAACAAAATatcgcaaaacattttcaaaaaaaaagcaaaagtgGTAATGAATTTCTGGTATTTGTATGTTTCCTAGCAAAGTAAATGAAAGTTGGCATTTTCAACCGAAAGTATTTAGTGTGAAAGTTTGTTGTTGGTTTTCTACCTCTCGGATTACACCAGTAAAATATCTCAATAATATTGTATCCCTCTCACCCAAAATAATAACTCATTTCGTTTCTAGTTTAAACTGTCATATCTAATTGCAGGCATGTTATGTGACTATTTTACGATAATAATTCAAAACACAAGCAAAAACAATTTCCAGTAGAAAAGTTGCCGGTAAGAAGTTTTGTTTGACCGAAACTTCCGTAAATACAGACTGAATAAAAACCGTAAGCACATTTTGTTTCGATAACCTTTTGAATGtattaaactaattttaaattaaaattacttACTGATAAAGACATCAGCCTATAGAGAAATTACGAAAAATTACCTTTTACAGAAAGTGTCATGGCGCTTTTGCCACAAGTCCTTTTTTGTTCAGtccttattttatataataaagtcAGTAAGTTAATGCATATGTCAAGATATGTTGTACCTCAATGTGTTAAACTTAAGCCAATATTTTGACTATATATTGTAACTCTATCCTCTAATTACTTTAATTGATCATAATTACATGATAGGCGCTATGTAAAAAGCTGCATTGTTATAAAACAGATAGATTTCAACAGGACAAGGTTAAATCTTATTTATGTCaagattttttcaaatattacaatGATAATAGCTATTTATATCTGTAGCCGATAGTTCAATAAAGTGTAGCCatgaatttattacaattttataATGTATGTACCTCTGGCAAGCACACTATTTTTATTCAATGGGTTTACTAAATTCAGTAATGAAACTtcgttcacattatattttatttatattgctTAAATTAAagtattaacataaaatagaaaataatgtaCATTTGTTATGCTTTACTCAGTGGATTCAG from Mercenaria mercenaria strain notata chromosome 2, MADL_Memer_1, whole genome shotgun sequence carries:
- the LOC123563203 gene encoding uncharacterized protein LOC123563203, whose amino-acid sequence is MCYTTMNNSAQGNDPIKDMRGSKDPFKSTPYVDPLKQSPDTYKDPLSVPKESYEDPVISEVKLPEYHEYVLPDIDPVTEKPRKKLSKRTHTEEEPKENKRLQLKPFYRPQQGSSVDSVRRTLRIQENLNF